The genomic segment ATTATGAAGGATTTGCGGGAAATGATTATGAAAATATAGTAACATCCGTAATCGCAGGAAATACACTGCTGACAGGAAAAGGAATCCCCGTTGCTGGTGAATGTGAGGTAAAAAATGTTCAGGCGATGAAGATTCTTTCAGCTTTAGGTGCCGGTGGTTCGTTCTCTGAGTTTTATGCATTAGACTTTGATGATGACATTGTAATGTTGGGACACGACGGTCCTGCCCATTGGGCGATAGCAGATGGTGAAGTCGAGCTTGTTCCATTGCCTATCTACCATGGCAAACCCGGAAAGGGACTTTCTATACAGATGTCTGTGAAATGTGGTCCGGTTACCATTCTTTCTGTTTGTGAAGGAGAAAATGGAGTTTATCTGTTGGTAGCGGAGGGAGAAGCTGTTGAGGGACCGGTATTCCATATCGGAAATACGAATAGCCGTTATCGTTTTGCTTGTGGTGCACGTGAATTTATTAATAAGTGGAGCAAAGGCGGTCCTTCTCACCATTGTGCAATCGGAATAGGACATTGGGCTTATACATTGGAAAAAATGGCATTTTTGTTTAATATTCCTATTATAAAAGTTTGCGAATAAATTGCTCTTGACTTGATTATAATAACTTAATTATAAGATTATTGTATGAAATTTAAAACATTACTTTGTATAAATGCATTGGCACTTTGTGTCTCTTCTTGTAGAGTAAGCGTAGAAGAGACAACCCTTGAAACCCAAAAGCTATTAAGTAACCTTCAGACGATGTCGTCAAAAGGCATAATGTTTGGACATCATGATGATACGGTTTATGGCATTGGCTGGGAGGGAGATGAAGGACGATCTGATGTAAAAAGTGTCTGTGGAGATTATCCGGCTGTAATCAGTTTTGATTTAGGGGAAATAGAACTCGGGCAAGATGAGAACTTGGATAAAGTTTCTTTTGATAAGATACGAAAGGAAATTGTAAATCAATATGAAAGAGGCGGTATGGTCTCTTTAAGTTGGCATGTTCGTAATCCATTAACAGGAGGAGATGCATGGGATGTATCCGACTCAACTGTAGTCCGTTCCATTTTGCCGGGTGGAAGCATACATGATAAATTCGTCAACTGGATGGATTATGTTGCAACCTTTCTTAATTCTTTAAAAGATTCGGATGGAGTAAAAGTTCCTGTTTTGTTCCGCCCTTGGCATGAACATACCGGTAGCTGGTTTTGGTGGGGAGAAAAACTATGTTCCTCTGCTGAGTATAAACAACTATGGCGTATGACTGTAGAAACTTTGCAAGCTAAAGGTGTGAACAATGCGCTTTATGCGTATTCTTCAAGTTCTAATTTGCAAGATAGTTGCCAATATTTGGAACGTTATCCCGGGGATGATATAATCGATGTTATGGGATTTGATGCATATCAGGGTGATAGCCTGGCTTTTGCCCAAGATATGAAATCCTCTTTAAATGTTCTCAGTGAGGTTGGTAAGAAGCATAATAAAATTATAGCGCTTACAGAAACCGGATATGAAAGCATTCCTGATGCTAAATGGTGGACTGATACACTTTTACCGCTTGTTGAATCTGTTCCTCTATCTTATGTATTGGTTTGGCGTAATGCACGTGAGCGGCCGACTCATTATTATGCTCCTTATCCGGAGCAAGTTTCTGCAGAGAACTTTGTAGAATTTTACAACGATTCCAGAACTTTATTTGTTTCAAATGTTAATTTATATGAGTAATACAATGGGAAATAATTATAAAGAAAAGATTAATGCGCTTTTAAAAGATTACGAAGCGCTGATAACACAAAAGAATGAACCGGTAGAGAATGGCAACGGTATATTTACCCGTTACAAACATCCTGTGCTGACAGCTGCCCATACCCCTATCTTCTGGCGTTACGATTTGGATGAAAACAGTAATCCTTATCTAATGGAACGAATCAGCATTAATGCCACGATGAATTCCGGTGCCATAAAATGGAACAATAAGTACTTATTGGTGGTTCGGGTGGAAGGGGCCGATCGTAAATCATTCTTTGCCATAGCCGAAAGTCCGAATGGTGTTGACAATTTCCGTTTTTGGGATTATCCGATAATGATGCCTGAAGACATTGTTCCGGCAACTAATATTTACGACATGCGTCTCACAGCCCATGAAGACGGTTGGATATATGGTATTTTCTGTGCGGAACGGCACGATGACACAGCTCCTGTGGGAGATTTGTCTTCTGCAACGGCTACGGCAGCTATTGCCCGTACCAAAGACCTGAAAACCTGGGAGCGTCTGCCGGACTTGAAAACTAAAAGTCAGCAACGTAATGTGGTGCTTCATCCGGAATTTGTAGATGGTAAATATGCACTTTATACCCGTCCGCAGGATGGTTTCATAGATGCCGGAAGCGGTGGAGGTATTGGTTGGGCATTGGTGGATGACATAACGCATGCTGAAGTAAAGGAGGAAAAGATTATTGACCAACGCTATTATCATACTATCAAAGAGGTGAAGAATGGCGAAGGGCCGCATCCTATCAAAACCTCTAAGGGGTGGTTGCACTTGGCACATGGAGTACGTGGTTGTGCGGCAGGATTGCGTTACGTACTTTATATGTATATGACAGCCTTGGACGATCCCTCCAAACTGATAGCTGCTCCCGGTGGTTATTTCATGGCGCCCGAAGCGGAAGAACGTATAGGCGATGTAAGCAACGTACTTTTCTCCAACGGGTGGATTGTTGATGATGACGGAACGGTATTTATCTATTATGCTTCTTCCGATACGCGGATGCATGTTGCAACCTCTACTGTCGATAAGTTAGTGGATTATTGCATGAATACTCCTGTTGACGGTTTGAGTTCGTCCGCATCGGTGGACACTTTAAAGAGATTGATAGATAAGAATTTGGAATTATTGAAACAGCAACCTGTTTCTAAATAAACATAGTATGATAAAACTTACAGAGAAAATAGGCTATGGATTTGGAGATATGGCCTCATCCATGTTCTGGAAACTGTTCGGCGCTTATCTGATGATATTCTATACGGATGTTTTCGGTTTGCCGGCTGCGGTGGTAGGGACTATGTTCCTGATAACAAGAATATGGGATTCGGCTTTCGACCCTATTGTCGGAGTTGTTGCCGATCGCACACACTCCCGTTGGGGAAAGTTCCGGCCTTATCTCTTGTGGTTGGCCGCTCCGTTCGGTATCATAGGTGTGCTGACTTTTGTTACTCCGGACTGGAGTCCGACCGGTAAGTTGGTTTATGCTTATGTCACCTATTCGTTGATGATGATGATATATTCTGCCATCAATGTCCCTTACGCTTCTCTATTGGGCGTGATGAGTCCTAATCCTAAAGAACGCAACACACTTTCTACATATAGAATGACCTTTGCCTACATCGGTAGTTTTATAGCTTTGCTGCTGTTTATGCCGTTGGTAAACTTTTTCAGTGGTAACAGTAAGGACTTGGGCGACCAGCAGACCGGTTGGACTATGGCGGTTGTTGTTATAGCCATATTATGTATTATTTTATTCTTCGGTTGTTTTGCCTGGACAAAAGAGCGGGTAAAGCCTATCAAAGAAGCACAGAATCCGTTGAAAGAAGATCTGAAAGATCTGTTTAAAAACAAGCCTTGGTGGATCTTATTGGGTGCGGGTGTGGCTGCTTTGGTATTCAACTCCATTCGTGATGGCGCTACTGTCTATTACTTCAAGTATTTTGTTGTAGAGGAAGATTATGCAACTGTCTCCTTTTTCGGAATGTCATTCGTGTTGAGTGGATTATATCTCGCTTTGGGGCAGGCTGCCAATATAATAGGCGTGATAGCTGCCGCTCCCGTCAGCAACCGCATCGGCAAGCGTAACACCTATATGTGGGCTATGATTATAGCCACAGTCCTTAGCGTTCTTTTCTATTGGTTTGATAAGGAAGACCTGATATGGATGTTTGTTTTTCAGGCACTGATCAGCATTTGTGCGGGTAGCATCTTTCCGTTGCTTTGGTCCATGTATGCCGATTGTGCTGATTATTCGGAACTGAAAACCGGTAATCGTGCCACCGGTTTGATATTCTCCTCTTCTTCCATGAGCCAGAAGTTCGGTTGGGCTATCGGGACGGCAATCACCGGCTGGTTGCTTGGCTTTTTTGGCTTTCAGGCAAATGCCGTACAAAGTGAAGAAGCGATTAGCGGTATCAAGATGTTCCTGAGTTTTCTACCGGCGGTAGGCACGATATTGAGTGTGGTCTTCATCAGTATGTACCCGCTTACTGAAAAGAAAATGAAAGATATAACAACTGAATTGGAATGTAAAAGACAATTATAAGAAAATGATGTGTATGAATATACTAAGCGAGATGCAGCTTGAGATGCGCACTGTGCTGGAAGATAATATTCTTTCGTTTTGGGAAGATAAAATGACAGATTCGGTGCATGGTGGTTTCTATGGCCGCATCACCGGGACAGGTAAGCTGGAACCGCAGGCTGTGAAAGGAGCTGTACTCAATGCCCGCATATTGTGGACTTTCTCGTCGGCTTACCGCCTGTTGGGGAAAGCCGAATATCTGGAGACAGCCACTCGTGCCAAACGTGTCATTATTGATCAATTCTACGACAAGGAACAGGGTGGAATATATTGGTCGCTCGACTATGCAGGTCGTCCTGCAGATACCAAGAAACAAATTTATGCCTTAGGTTTTGCCATTTACGGCCTGAGTGAATACCATCGTGCTACCGGAGATGAAGAAGCGCTGACCTATGCCATCCGTCTCTTCAAAAGCATTGAACAATATAGTTTCGATTCCGTAAAGAACGGTTATTGCGAAGCATTAACTCGTGATTGGAACAACATTTCCGATATGCGTCTCAGTGACAAGGATGAGAATGAACGCAAGACCATGAATACCCATTTGCACATTTTGGAGCCTTACACAAATCTCTATCGCGTGTGGAAAGACGCCGTTCTTGAGAAGCAACTTTGTAACCTGATAGAGCTTTTCACAGATAAGATATTGAACCAGCAAACCGGACATTTGGAGCTCTTTTTTGATGATGATTGGGTGAGCAAATACCGTATCATATCCTATGGGCATGACATTGAGGCTTCCTGGCTGATTCATGAGGCGGCTTTAGTCTTGGGAGATAAAGCGCTGTTGGAGAAAGTGGAACCTTTGGTGGAGTACATTGCGGCCGCAGCCGATGAAGGATTGACGTCCGAGGGCGGCATGATTTACGAGACTTTCCCCGACAAAGGCACTACAGACCGGGATTGCCATTGGTGGGTGCAAGCCGAAAACGTGGTGGGGCACATTAATCTTTATCAACATTTCGATGATGAAGTGGCTCTTCAGAAAGCATCTCGCTGTTGGGAGTATATCAAGAAGCATTTGATAGATTACAAAAACGGAGAATGGTATTGGAGCGTTCGTGCCGACGGAACGGTAAACACAGCCGATGATAAGGCGGGTTTCTGGAAATGCCCCTATCATAACGGGCGCATGTGTATGGAAATGATAGAGCGCTTTTCTTAAAAAAACAGGTTAGTTGTTTTCAGGTTGAGGCTATATTAGAGTGAGGTATTGGGGAATATCCATTCTGATATAGCCTTTCCGTTATGTATAGGAACGTATTATCCTGTGACTTTGTCTGTCTCCGGTTCGAAGAGTTTATTGCTGAGTGCCTGCAAAGCTCTTTTCTTATCTTCTGTCTTAATGACGAATGCCACGTCACTGTCATTGCTGCCATACGAAATCATACGTAGCGGGATATCTGCCAGGGCTTCTATAATTTGTGCTTCGACACCGGCATACTGCCAACGCATGTTTCCCACCACGGATACAATAGACATGCGGTCTTCCATCAGAATTTTGGCATATTGTTCCAGTTCCGCAAGGATTTTGCATAGACGCTCGCTGTTGTCTATGGCGACGGACACATCCTGATTGGATGAAACCAACAAACAAAGCGGGGTTCTGTGCTTGGCAAACGTATCAAAAATCTTACTGATAAACTGATAAGGACATAAGCAATGTTTCGACTCGAATTTCACGTAGAAGATATTGTCTTTGGCGGCTATGGCCTTGATGATATTGTCGTCCTGCAAATCCGAAATCAATGTTCCCTCTGCCTGAGGATTCATTGAGCTGAGTAACCGTACCGGGATATTGCGCTTGCGTGCCGGAGCGATGCAAAACGGGTGCAATATTTTTGCTCCGTAAAAGGCCAGTTGTTCGGCTTCGTTGAAACTGAGATGCTTTACGGAACGGGTTCCCGATACTTCACGCGGGTCATTATTGTGCATCCCGTCAATGTCCGTCCATATCTGTATTTCCTCTGCGCAGATGGCAGCGCCGATGAGCGATGCAGTATAGTCGCTGCCGCCCCGTTTCAGGTTGTCCGTTTCATTATAAGCATTTTTGCAGATATACCCTTGAGTAATAAAAAGATTGATGCCGGGATACTGTGCCAATTGCGCCTGCAGTTTTTCCTCTATATATTTCAAGTCCGGTTCTCCTTCC from the Bacteroides eggerthii genome contains:
- a CDS encoding glycoside hydrolase family 26 protein — its product is MKFKTLLCINALALCVSSCRVSVEETTLETQKLLSNLQTMSSKGIMFGHHDDTVYGIGWEGDEGRSDVKSVCGDYPAVISFDLGEIELGQDENLDKVSFDKIRKEIVNQYERGGMVSLSWHVRNPLTGGDAWDVSDSTVVRSILPGGSIHDKFVNWMDYVATFLNSLKDSDGVKVPVLFRPWHEHTGSWFWWGEKLCSSAEYKQLWRMTVETLQAKGVNNALYAYSSSSNLQDSCQYLERYPGDDIIDVMGFDAYQGDSLAFAQDMKSSLNVLSEVGKKHNKIIALTETGYESIPDAKWWTDTLLPLVESVPLSYVLVWRNARERPTHYYAPYPEQVSAENFVEFYNDSRTLFVSNVNLYE
- a CDS encoding glycosidase encodes the protein MGNNYKEKINALLKDYEALITQKNEPVENGNGIFTRYKHPVLTAAHTPIFWRYDLDENSNPYLMERISINATMNSGAIKWNNKYLLVVRVEGADRKSFFAIAESPNGVDNFRFWDYPIMMPEDIVPATNIYDMRLTAHEDGWIYGIFCAERHDDTAPVGDLSSATATAAIARTKDLKTWERLPDLKTKSQQRNVVLHPEFVDGKYALYTRPQDGFIDAGSGGGIGWALVDDITHAEVKEEKIIDQRYYHTIKEVKNGEGPHPIKTSKGWLHLAHGVRGCAAGLRYVLYMYMTALDDPSKLIAAPGGYFMAPEAEERIGDVSNVLFSNGWIVDDDGTVFIYYASSDTRMHVATSTVDKLVDYCMNTPVDGLSSSASVDTLKRLIDKNLELLKQQPVSK
- a CDS encoding MFS transporter, whose product is MIKLTEKIGYGFGDMASSMFWKLFGAYLMIFYTDVFGLPAAVVGTMFLITRIWDSAFDPIVGVVADRTHSRWGKFRPYLLWLAAPFGIIGVLTFVTPDWSPTGKLVYAYVTYSLMMMIYSAINVPYASLLGVMSPNPKERNTLSTYRMTFAYIGSFIALLLFMPLVNFFSGNSKDLGDQQTGWTMAVVVIAILCIILFFGCFAWTKERVKPIKEAQNPLKEDLKDLFKNKPWWILLGAGVAALVFNSIRDGATVYYFKYFVVEEDYATVSFFGMSFVLSGLYLALGQAANIIGVIAAAPVSNRIGKRNTYMWAMIIATVLSVLFYWFDKEDLIWMFVFQALISICAGSIFPLLWSMYADCADYSELKTGNRATGLIFSSSSMSQKFGWAIGTAITGWLLGFFGFQANAVQSEEAISGIKMFLSFLPAVGTILSVVFISMYPLTEKKMKDITTELECKRQL
- a CDS encoding AGE family epimerase/isomerase, yielding MNILSEMQLEMRTVLEDNILSFWEDKMTDSVHGGFYGRITGTGKLEPQAVKGAVLNARILWTFSSAYRLLGKAEYLETATRAKRVIIDQFYDKEQGGIYWSLDYAGRPADTKKQIYALGFAIYGLSEYHRATGDEEALTYAIRLFKSIEQYSFDSVKNGYCEALTRDWNNISDMRLSDKDENERKTMNTHLHILEPYTNLYRVWKDAVLEKQLCNLIELFTDKILNQQTGHLELFFDDDWVSKYRIISYGHDIEASWLIHEAALVLGDKALLEKVEPLVEYIAAAADEGLTSEGGMIYETFPDKGTTDRDCHWWVQAENVVGHINLYQHFDDEVALQKASRCWEYIKKHLIDYKNGEWYWSVRADGTVNTADDKAGFWKCPYHNGRMCMEMIERFS
- a CDS encoding aspartate kinase: MKVYKFGGTSVGTVERMKHVAELISESTPKIVVLSATAGTTNHLEEIAANLFNRDIEQAHEKITRMEFQFIDFANELLTDESTKREAIDYILDRFQRLWQFINDEFTSIEEKEVLAQGELISTALLHFYLRERKIANILLSAFDFMRTGPEGEPDLKYIEEKLQAQLAQYPGINLFITQGYICKNAYNETDNLKRGGSDYTASLIGAAICAEEIQIWTDIDGMHNNDPREVSGTRSVKHLSFNEAEQLAFYGAKILHPFCIAPARKRNIPVRLLSSMNPQAEGTLISDLQDDNIIKAIAAKDNIFYVKFESKHCLCPYQFISKIFDTFAKHRTPLCLLVSSNQDVSVAIDNSERLCKILAELEQYAKILMEDRMSIVSVVGNMRWQYAGVEAQIIEALADIPLRMISYGSNDSDVAFVIKTEDKKRALQALSNKLFEPETDKVTG